Sequence from the Candidatus Sulfotelmatobacter sp. genome:
TGCGCGACGACGCGTTCGCGCCCGTCGGGCTCGAACGGCGCCAGCGCCAAACGCCGCGCCGCCGGCGCGGTCAGCACTTTGAGGTTGATCCGCACCAGCGCGCCCAGCGTGCCCTGGGAGCCGACGTAGAGCTTGCCCAAATCGTAGCCGGTGACGTTCTTGACGACCATCCCGCCGCTGCTGGCGCAGGTTCCGTCGACCAGCGCGATCGTCGAGCCGATCACCAGATCGCGCGGGCGGCCGTAGGTCGCGCGGCGCGGCCCGGCCCAGCCGGCCGCCACGGTGCCGCCGACGGTCGCGCGCGCGGTCAGCGGCGCGTCGAACGGGACGAATTGGTCGTGCTCGCCGAGCAGCCGCGCCAGCGCCGCGAGCGTCATTCCCGCGCCAACGCCGGCGGTGAGATCGTGCGGATCGTAGGCGTGGACGGCATCCAGCCGGCGCGTGCGCAGCGCGACGTCGAAGCGGGCCGGCGGGTTCGCGCTGGCCAGCAACGTGCCGCCGCCTTCGATGACGACCGCTTCGCCGGCGCTGGCCGCGCCGTGCAGTGCCGCCGCCGTCTCGGCGGCGTCGGCCGGCTCGATCGTGCGCGCCGGCTCCTGCTCGCCCAGTGTACCCGCGCCGCGCCGCGCTCGCGCGCCCTTCGCGATCACGCGCTCACCACCGCCGCCGCGGTGACCTCGCCGCAGACCGCGCCGGTCGGGAAGATCTTGTCCGGGTTGAAGGCGCGGCGCGGATCGAACACGTCGCGCACGCGGCCCATCGCCGCCAGATCGTCCGGCGAGAACACCAGCCCCAACGTCTCGCGCTTCTCGAAACCGATCCCGTGCTCGCCGCTGATCGTGCCGCCCATCTCGATGCAGGTGCGCAAGATCTCGATCCCCGCTTCATGCACCGCCTCGATGTCGCGCGGGATGCGGCGGTCGAACATCAACAGCGGGTGCAGGTTGCCGTCACCGGCGTGAAAGACGTTGCCGACGGGCAGCCGGTACGCGCGCGAGATCTCGTCGATCGCGTGCATCACCTGCGGCAAGCGCGTGCGCGGGACGCACGCGTCCTGGATGTAGTAGTTCGGCGCGATGCGGCCGATCGCGCCGGCCGCGCCCTTGCGCGCCGCCCACAGGGCCTCGCGTTCGGCCAGATCGCGCGCCGCGCGCCACGAGAGCGCGCCGTGCGCGCGCGCGATCGCCGAGATCGCCGTCTCACCGGCGGCGACGTCGTCGGGTGCGCCCGCGATCTCGACCAGCAGCACCGCGCCGGCGCCCTCGGGATAGCCGGCGTGATAGTGCGCCTCGACGGCCTGCGTGATCAGTGCATCCATGATCTCGAGCGCGGTTGGAACGATGCCGGCGCCGATGATCGCCGAGACCGCCTGCGAGGCCGACTCGACGTCGGCGAACGCGGCGACGCAGACGCGCACCGCTTCGGGCAGGCGCAGCAACCGCACTTCGACCTCGGTCACCACGCCCAGCGTTCCCTCGGAACCGACCAGCACGCCGGTCAAGTCGTAGCCCGGGTCGTCGACCGAGGTGCGGCGCAGCTCGCCGTCGGCATCGACGTAGGTGATCCCGAGCACGTGGTTGGTGGTCGTCCCGTAGCTCAGGCAGTGCGGGCCGCCCGCGTTGGTGCCGACGTTGCCGCCGATCGTCGAGATCTTCTGGCTCGACGGATCGGGCGCATAGAAGACGCCGTGGCCGGCGATCGCCTTCGAGAGCTCGAGGTTGATCAGCCCGGGCTGGACGCGAGCGCGGCGGTTGCGCACGTCGAGCTCGAGGATGCGGTTCATCCGCACGAACGAGATGACCAGGCCGCCGCGCGCGGGGACCGCCCCACCGCACAGCCCGGTCCCCGCGCCGCGCGGGACGATCGGTGCCCCACACTCGGCCGCGATCCGAACGGCGATCGCCACTTCGCGCGCGTCACGCGGGACCAGGGCGACCTCCGGGAGCGTGTTCTCGGTGAAGGCGTCGAAGCCGAAGACCCGCAGGTCCTCAGGCTCGGTACGGACCACGTCCGGGCCGAGCGCGGCGAGGAGCCGCGAGGCGAAGGGGGACACGTGACGTGGCTACGGAGGGCGCGGCGGGACTTCCTGGAAGTCGCCCGCTCGGTGTTCTTCTGGAAGAAGGCGTCGCCGAAGCGTGACGCGGCGTTTCAGCGGGCGACGATCACGGAGCAGCAGCGCAAGAGCTTCCGCGCCTCCGTCGAGTTCCCCGTGCTCTACACCGTCGGCGGTCGCGACGGCGTGCGCACGGCGGTCGCCAACGACCTCTCGGCGGGCGGCCTGCGGCTGCTCGACGACGAGGACCTGCCCAGCGACTCCGTCATCACCCTGCGCTTCACGCTCCCCAACGAGCTGGTGCGGGGCGTGCAGATCGAGAAAGAGATCGTCGAGACGACCGCGCGCGGCAAGACCAAACGCAAGATCATGGTGCCGCCCGAGCCGTTTCGCGAGATGACGCTGCACGGCAAGGTGGTCATCGCCTTCCTCAACGTGCGGCGCCGCAAGTTCGCCCACGGGGTGCAGTTCCTCGACATCGACGAACGCTCGCGCGAAGAGGTGCAGCGTTTCATCCACGTCTGGCAGATCCGCCTGCTGCGCGAACGCCGCCTCATGCGCGGCGAGTAGCCGACGCACGCGACCGCGGCGCTGCTCTGCGCCCTGATCGCCCTGAGCGGTACGATCTCGCCGTCGGAGGCGAATCCACCGCTCCAGGTCGCGGAGGTCGTTGCGGCGCACGGCGGGCGGTGCAGCGCCGCGTGCGCCGGTGAGGTGCGGGAGAAGCTGCGTGCGCTCACGTCGCGAGACCTGACGTTCAAACGTCTCTGTCATTGCATGACGCGTGCCGAAACCGACCTGGTCGGGGACCCGCGCGTGCTGGCGAGGGCCGCCCCCCACAGACACGATTGGCGCGAGAACGGCATATGGGTCCGGCTCGAGCGAGCGTACCGGTTCCCGATCGATTGGGACGCGCCGGTCCTGGCGACCGCGCGCGACGTCTATATCGAGCTCGACCCGACTCCGCACGGCATGACGACGGACTTCTGGCTCGGCTCCGTTCGTCGGGCGGACGGCGCGATCGTGTTCAACATGTTTACGTTGCCCGGCGATCCGTTCGGCCTGCGCGCGGGCGAGTGCCCGAGACGCAAAGCCGGCGCGCCCGCCTAGTAGAGCAGATACTTCTCGCGTAGCGCGCGGAAGGCGTGCAGGCCCGGTTCCCAGGCGGCGATGATCGCGTCCGGGGTCGCCCCGGCGGCGAGGCCGCGGCGGACCGTGTCGGTGCCCCAGTCGCGGTCCATGCCGGTCGCGCTCGCCACGGCGTACTTGCCCTGTGCGCGCGCGGCGCACAGGATCTCGATCGCGGTGCGCACGCTGGGGAAGACGTACGGCTGGGTGATCGTCAGCGCGACGCCGCGCAGCTCCTTGCCGGCCCAGAAGCCACGCGCCGGCGACCACTCCGTCGGCTCGAACTCGACGCCGGGGATCGCGCGCGCGGCCAGCGCGTCGCGCAGCGCGGGCGCGTCGAAGCCGAAACCGCCGGCGTACTCGAACGGCCGGTCGGTGCCGACGCCGTTGTTGACGCCGCCGGCCTCGATCAGCCCGGTGGCGAGGTAGACCAGCGTCGTGCGCGCGTACGGCATGTTGGGCGAGGTCGGGATCCAGGTCAGGCCGGTGTCGGCCCACACCATCTCGCGCGACCAGCCTTCCATCGGGACGACGTGCAGCGCGCAGCCGATGCCGAAGCGTTCGTTGAACAAACGCGCGAGCTCGCCGACCGTCATGCCGTGCCGTTCGGGGATCGGGTAGAGCCCGATGAACGACGCGTAGTGCGGATCGAGCACCGGCCCGTCGATTAGCGCACCGCCGACCGGATTGGGACGATCGAGGATCCACACCTCTTTGCCGTACGCCGCGGCGGCCTGCATGACGTATGCCATCGTCGAGATGTAGGTGTACGGGCGCGCGCCGACGTCTTGGATGTCGAACAGCAGCACGTCGATGCCCGCGAGCATCGCGGCGGTCGGTTTGCGGGTCGCGCCGTAGAGGCTGTGCACGGGCAGGCCGGTGCGCGCGTCGATCGACGAGCCGACCTGCTCGCCGGCGCCCGTCGTGCCGCGGATGCCGTGCTCGGGCCCGAACAGCGCGCGCACGCGCACGTTCCCGCTCCGCACCACGGCGTCGGCGATCGACTCGCCGGTCGAGAGCACGCCGCTGGGGTTGGTCACGATTCCCACCGTGCGGCCGCGCAGCGCGCGCCAGCCGTCGCGCACGAACACGTCGTCGCCGAGCGCGATTCGCGGCGACGCCGCGCGGGCGGCATGCGGCGCCGCGAGCGCGGCGGCGCTCGCCGCGAGAAAGGCGCCCCGCTTCATGCCCCGACGAACTCCGGCTTCGTCGCGGCGGGGATCAGGCCGGCGGCGGCGGCGCGGCCGAACAGGTCCTCGACGGCGGCGATGCCGACCGCGCCGACGTCGTCGCTGTACTCGTTCACGTACAGCCCGATGTGCGCGCGCATGACCTCGTCGTCCATCTCGAAGGCGTGCTCGCGCACGTAGTCGATGATCGCGTCCTCGCGCTCGCGCGCGAACCGCAGGCTGCGCCGAATCGCGTCGTCGATCGCGCGCGCGTCGGCGTCGGGTACGTCGCGCCGCACCAGGATGGCGCCCAGCGGAATCGCGTTGCCGGTGGTCGCCTCCCACCAGTCGCCCAGATCGATCGCTTGTGCCAGGCCCGACTGCTGGTAGGTGAAGCGCGACTCGTGGATGATCAGGCCCGCGTCGACCTCGCCGCTCGCGACCGCGTCGACGATGGCGTCGAAGCGCAGCACGCGCGTGCGCGGCTCGCGCCCCAGCGCCAGCCGCAAGAGCGCGAAGGCCGTCGTGTAGCGGCCGGGGATCGCGAAGACCGCGTCCTCGCCCAGCTCGCGCAGGGTCGGCGCGCCGCCGGCGCGCGGACGGGAGACGACCAGCGGGCCGCAGCCGCGGCCCAGCGCACCACCGGCGCGCAGGATGCGGTAGCGGTCGAGCAGATACGGGATCGCTCCGTAGCTGACTTTGGTGAGCTCGTAGCGGCCGGCGCGCGCGGCCTCGTTGAGCGCCTCGACGTCGTCGAGCACGACGCGGACGCGCGGCGCGTCCGCCAGCAGCCCGTTGGTCAGCGCGGCGAAGATGTAGGTGTCGTTCGGGCAGGGAGAATAGGCGAGCGAATAGGTCATCGCGAGAACAAGACGTCGAGCAAGGTGCGCGTCGTTTCGACCGCGCCGCGTGCACCGGCGGCGAAGTCCCACTCGTTGGTCGCCCGGTCGCCGACCAAATTGGAGACGCCGCGGATCTCGATCCCCGGCACGCCGGCCTCGCGGGCTGCGCGCAGCACGGCGAAGCCTTCCATCGACTCGACGTCGGCCCGGTAGCGCAGCGCCAGCACGCGCGCGCGGGCGTCGGTGCTGGTGACGGTCGCCGAGGTGACGCCGCGCCCGAGGATCACCGCGGCGATGCCGCCCACGAACGGCGCCACCAGCCCCGCGTCGGCCTCGACCGTGCGCTCGAGCTGCGCGCCGTCGGGCAGCGGAAAGCCGCCGCCGTCCTCGAGCCCCAGCTCGACGTACTCCTCGCGCGTCACGACGACGACGTCGCCCACGGCGCAGCGGTCGCGAAAGCCGCCCGCGATGCCGGCGTTGATCACGGCGCGATAGCGGCGTTGCGCCAGCGCACGCGCGGTGCCCAGCGCCGCTTCGACGGGGCCGACGCCGACGGCGAGGACGTCGACGCCCTCACGCGGCGCGAGCTCCGCCAGCTCGCGCGCTACCGCGCAGACGACGAGGACCGGGGCGTCGTGAGGATGTGCCCGATCCACAAGGGTCCGATCAGCAGGTGCACGAGGTTGGTGAGGAAGGCCGGCTTGCGCCCTTCGTAGGCGTGGCCGACGAATTGGAAGATCCAGCCGATGACGAACAGCGCGATCGCCCACGGCCAGGAGACGTACGACGCGAGGTACCACAGCACGAGCATGCCGCCGACGGCGGCGATGGCGCGCGCCCCCGCCAGCGTCAGATAGTACGCGCACAGCGCGGCGGTGAGGGCCAGCGCGATCAGCCCGCCAGCGGGGAGCGCGCGCAGCAGCGCTTCGATCGCCAGCACGATCAGCGGGATCCCGATCTCGTGGCAGACGCGATTGCGGCGATCGGTGTGATAGGCGCCGTATTCGGCGAACAACGCGTCGGCACTCGACTGCATGGGCTACCTCACGCCGATGAACTTGTGCGTTTGCAGCGAGAGGCGCAAGCGCTCCGGGCGGTGCTTGGCCGCCTCGAGGGCCAGTGCCACGTTGGCGGGCTTGTTGCCCTCCGGCTGCAAGAAGATCGGCGTGGTCTCCGGGAAGGCGGCGATCCACTCCTGCGGCACGCGGCGGTCGACGATCAGCTTCGCCTCGTTCGCGCGCTGCGCCATGGCCGGCGCCAGCCGTTCTTTCGGCGAGACCGTCAGCCAGACGCCGGTGGGCAGGTCGACCGGGATCGTGCCGTTCGACTCGATGTGGACGCGCCGGCCGTCGGCGCGCAACGCGTCGATCAGCGCGCTGGTCTCGCGTTGCGCCAGCGGCTCGCCGCCGGTGATGATGACCATCGGGCAGTCGCCGCCGAGCTCGCGCACGCGCGCCACGACCTCGTCGACCGAGGCGAAGAACGCCAGCGCGTAGTCGGTGTCGCAGAACGCGCAGCTCAGGTTGCAGCCGGCGAGGCGGACGAAGACGGCGGGCGTCCCCGTCCACGTCCCCTCACCTTGGACGCTGTAGAAGATCTCAGCGAGCTGCAGCACGTCGTTCCTAACGCTGGCGGTACGCGCGCAACACCTGGATCGCGACGGGCGAGCCGGCCGAGATGTTGACGTTCTCTTTGTTGTTCTTGGCGATCAGATAGCCGCCGCCCGCGCCGAGCACGGCGCCGACGCCGTGGCCGAGCAAACCACCGATCAACCCGCCGACGGCGGCCGCGCCGGCTTCCTTCCCGGCATTGCTCTTGGTGATGGCCTGGATGCTGGTCACGCGCGACTGAATCGTGAACGTGCCCTGCGGCGCGTAGAGCTTCTCGAACGAGAGGCGGACCTTGCCGGCCGTGCCTTGGCCGGCCGGGACGACCTCACGCACGTACCCCGTCACGCGCGCATGCCGGATGGCGCCGTTGTCGGAATATACGCCGGACAGCGAGACCGGCTCGCCGACGTAGGCGTGGTTCGAGCTGATGTTCTGGTCGAACGTCCCGTGGAGGATCGTGCCGGGCGCGACCTGCGCCGAGGCGGCCAGCGGGGCCAGCCCCAAGACGACGGCGGCGAAGCCGGTGACGAGCGTGCGAATCATAGCGGTGTGTGCTCCTTGTTCGTGGGCGATGCCGGCCGAGTGATCACCCGCGTGCCAGCGGATCGTCCGATCTCAGAACGACGCGGGCGCTGCGAGTCTCCCAGAGGACCAGCTCGGTCAATTGGGGGAGCAAGGGTGCCAGGCGTTTCCAAATCCACACGACGATGCGCTCGGCGGTCGGGTTCTCGATCAGGTCGTTGAGCGACCGGTGGTCCAGCTCAGCCAACACCGTTCCCCGGACGGCGTTTGCTATCACCTCGAAGTCCTGAACCATCCCGGCCGCCGGTCCCTCCGCCTGTAACGGGCCGTCGAGGACGACTTCGAGGCGGTACGAGTGGCCGTGCAGACGCGCGCACTTCCCCGGGTGGTGCGGCAGCACGTGGGCGGCCTCGAAACTGAACGATTTGCGAATCTGCACGACCCCCATGCTTCGCCGCCGGACGGGACCGCGCCTCACCGTGGGGAACGCCACGGCGTGCAGTCCAACCGCGCGCGTCTGGTGACGCAGATCCTCTCGGCCAAGATCGCTCCGCCACTCCTGTCGTCCTCGCTCTACGAGGTCGGCGCCGATGGGGTGCCGCGCGTGTTGCCCAGCGTCGGCGGGATCACCGTCAACGTCCGGGTCGGCGACTCGGCGTTCGCGGTCGAGGCCGACCACGTCGAACCCGCCGTGAGCGCGCGCCATCCGGACGATCGGACCAACACCGCGTTCTGCGTCTTCGCCTGCGTCGGCAACACGGTCACCGTCACCAGCGGCGAGGCCAAGGGTGCGCAGGGCACGGTGACCGGCAAGCACGGCGGCGTCGAGCACGTCATCGTCGACTTCACGGCCGAGGCGATGGAGCGGATGCAGTTGGGCGACGACCTCTCGGTGCGCGCGACCGGCGTCGGCCTCGCGCTCGAGAACGCCGGCGACGTGCGCGTGTTCAACTGCGATCCCGACCTGCTCGAGAAGCTCGGCCTGCGGCGCGAGCACGGCGTGTTCAGCGTTCCCGTCGCGCGCATCGTGCCGGCCTGTGTGATGGGCTCGGGTCTGGGCCGGCAGACGGTCGTGCGCGGCGACTACGACATCCAGTGCTTCGACCCCAAGCTGGTCGCCGAGTTCGGGCTCGATCAGCTGCGACTCGGTGACGTGGTGGCGATCCGTGACGCCGACAACACGAACGGCCGCATCTATCGCGGCGGCGCCGTCACCGTCGCCGTCGTCTCGCACGGCTCGTCGTACCTGGCCGGCCACGGGCCCGGCGTGACGACGCTGCTGACGTCGGCCAGCGGCGCGCTGGCGCCCGTGCTCGACGCGCGCGCCAACCTCGCGACCATCTTGGGCCTGCGCTGAGGATGCGCGACCGCGACCTGCTCTCGCCCGAAGATCGTGCCGAGCCGGTCGTCGTCGTGGACTATGATCCCGCCTGGCCGGCGACGTTCGCGGTGCTGCGCGACCGGCTCGCGACGGTGCTCGGCGACCTGGCGGCCGGGATCGAGCACATCGGCTCGACGGCCGTCCCGGGGCTCGCCGCCAAGCCGATCATCGATCTCGACGTCGTCTTGCGGCGCGCGTCCGACTTCGCGCGTGCCGCCGAACGGCTGGAACGGATCGGCTACACGCACCTGGGCGATCTCGGGATCATCGAACGGGCGGCCTTTCGCGCGCCGCCCGGCTCGCCGCGGCATCACCTCTACGTCTGCCCGGCCGGCGCGCCGGCCCTGCGCGCGCACCTGGCGCTGCGCGACACGCTGCGTGCCGAGCCGGCGCTGTTGGCGGCGTACGCCGACCTCAAGCGCAGCCTGGCGGCGCAATTCCGCGACGACCGCGACGCCTACGCCGAAGGGAAGACGGCGTTCATCACCGCCGCGCTCGGCGAGCGCAGCGGTCAGCGCCGCGCGCGGCGCAAGTAGACCGCGTTCGCGCGGTAGTCGAACCACAGCTCGTACGAGCGCAGCAAGTCCGTTCCGAGCGTCCCGTCCACCTCGTCGCTGCCCAGGTCGGCGTTGGAGACGTCGGCGGTGACGTCGCGCAGCCAGAGGCCGGCGATCTCGAGTCCGGGCAGGCGCGTCGGCACGGCGAACGCCGAGCCGCCGATGCCGCGCACGCGGGTCGTCCCGCTGAAGCGGTCGGGCGCGAACTCACCGCGATCGGCGAACCCGTTCTCGAAGACGGTCTGGTTCGCGCCGGTGTCCAGCACGACGCGGCCGAGCGCGCTGCCGGCGCTGATGTGAATGGCCGGCGTGCGGTCGTCCAGACTCAGCGTCGCCGAGGCGGCGTCGGACGGCGGGTGAAAGCGCTCGGGCGCGATCGCTTCGGCCAGGTTGTGCTCGAGGTCGAGATGCACGACGACGTCGGCGAAGAAATCGAAGCCGAGCAGCCCGACGATGCGCGTGTGCGAGTCGGGCTGAAACGGGATCGCCACCACCCGCGCGGCGAGGTTGCGCATGCGCAGGTCGCCGACCGTCAGCAGCGGGATGACCGTCATCGACTCCTGGAACGCGCCCATCGTCGAGCCGATGTGCGTGCCGAAGCGCTCGAGCTTCTGCTGGTCGGCGACGGTCGGGTCGATGAAGATCCCCGCCGCGCCGGAGTCCAGCAAGAAGTCGTAGGCGCTGCGGCCGACGATGACCCGAATGACCGGTAACCCGTCGACGAAGCGCACCGGCAGCCGCACCGTGCCGCCGGGCTTACCGGTGAACTCGACGACGCGCCGGCTGGGCGGCATCTCGACGTCGCGCGGATCCGGCGTCGTGTCCAGCCCGCGGTTGACCAGCAGCTGCTCGCGCTCGTTGCCGAGCGTGTCGGTGGTGAAGATGCGCGAGGGATCCCAGACTCCGTCGAACAGCCGATAGTCGTCGTACGTCGTCGTGATCCGCGCGTGCCGCTCGACGGCCTCGCTGCGCGTGAGCAGCCCGGTCCTCTTGTCGATGAACAGCCACTCGTGGATGCCGGCCGGCGGGTCGACTTCGACGACGTACGCGCCGGTCGCCGGCGACTCGCCGACCAGCCGCACGTCGCGGTCGTCGCCGGGGTCGCGGAACGCGCGCTCGCTCGCCGCCAAGCGCTGATCGTGCAGGCCGGCGTCGACGAACGTGATGCCGTTGCGGTCCTGCTGCCAATGGATGCCGTGCAGCACGCCTTTCTGATAGCTGACCGGCCCCAGCGTGGTGATCGCGCGGACGTCCTTGCCGAGCTGGTAGACGCGGTACTCGCCGACGGTGCCGTCCTGGAACAACCGCCAGTCTTCGATTACCGTCGCGGCGCGCGTGTAGTCGCGCTGGTGCGCGCGCTCGTAGAGCGCGCGCACTTTGGCCAGCGTCGCGGCGGTGCCGACCAGCCCGCCGGGTTCGTCGTCGTACGCGGCCTGTGCCGCTTGTGCCAGCAGCAGCGCGGCCAACGCGGCTGCCGCGGCCCAGCGGCGAGGCCGCACCGGGCTCATGCGGTGCTCGTCGTCAGAGCGATCCGCTGGGCCCCATCGCCTCGAGACGTCGCTTGAGGTCGGAGAGGAACCCGCTCGCGACGGCGCCGTCGACCACCCGATGATCGAGCGAAAGGCAGACGTTCATCATCGAGCGCACGACGATCGCGTCGTCGTCGCGCACGACCGGGCGTTTCACGATCGCTTCGGTGGTCACGATTCCCGTCTGACCCGGCACCAGGATCGGTGCCGAGAGCACCGAGCCGTTGGCGCCGGTGTTGTTGACGGTGAACGTTCCGGCGGCCAGATCGTCCGCACCGAGCTTGCCGCGCCGCGCCTTGTCGATCAGCGCGCCGGCGGCGATCGCCAGACCCTTGATCGACAGCCGGTCGGCGTTGCGGATCACCGGGACGATGAGGTTGCCGTCGGCCGCGATCGCCAGGCCGATGTTGACCTCGGCGTGGACGCGGATCCCTTCCTCGGTGAAGGACGCGTTCATCAGCGGGAACTGCGCGAGCGCTTCGACCGCGGCGCGCACGAAGAACGGCAGCAGCGTGAGCTTGACGCCGTTCTCGCGCTCGAAGGCGTCCTTCTCGCACGTGCGCCACTTCCACACGTTGGTGACGTCGACTTCGACCATCGTCCAGGCGTGCGGCGCGGTATGCTTCGACTCGACCATGCGCTGCGCGATGATCTTGCGCGCCTGGGTGAGCGGGATGAGGTCCCCGGGCCGCGCCTGAGCGTAGGTGGCGCGGCCGCCGCCGGCCGGCGACGGCGCGGGCGCGGCCGGCGCGCTCGGCGGCGCGGGCGCGGTGTAGACCGCGTTGTCGGCCGAGATGGTCGCGGCGACGCCGGCGCTGGGCCCGGCTTTCGCGGCGGCCAGGATGTCGTTGGCCGTGATGCGGCCGCCCTCGCCGCTGCCGTGCACGCGCGCGAGATCGATGCGATGCTCGCGCGCCAACCGGCGCACGGCGGGCGAGACGCGCAGTCCGCCCGGCGCCGCGCTCGCGGCGACGAAGCCGTTGGCGACGACGGCGCTGCCGTTCCCGTTGGCCAGGCTCGGCGCGGTGAAGGTCGTGCTCGAGAGGCCGACGTTGCCGCCCGGCACCGGCTCGTCGGACGCCTGATGGTTGGCCTCGGCGGCCAGGTTCGCGACCTGTTCCGATGGTGAGGCGCTGCCGTGCGGCGCCGGCGTCTGCGCGGCGGCGCCGACTTCGTCGATGATCGCGATCGGGGCGCCGGTCGGGACCGTCTCGCCTTCCTTGACGATCAGCTCGCGGATGACGCCGCTGACCGGCGCGGGAACCTCGGCGTTGACCTTGTCGGTCGACACTTCGACGAAGGCTTCGTACTTTTCGACCGAGTCGCCGGGCTTCTTGAGCCACTGCGCGACGGTCCCTTCGGTGACCGTCTCGCCCAGCTGCGGCATCGTAATCGTGGTCGGCATGGCTAGAACGCGGCCAGCGAACGCATGGCCTCGACCATCGCGTCGGTCGAGATCATGAACTCGTCCTCGAGCGTGAGCGCGTAGCCCATCGCCGGGACGTCGGGGCCGCACAGGCGGCGGATCGGGGCATCGAGGTCGAACAACGCTTCTTCGGCGACCATCGCGCTGATCTCCGCGCCGATGCCGCCGAACTTGTTGTCCTCGTGGACGATCAGCAGCTTGCGCGTCTTGCGCACGCTCTCGAGGATCGTCGTCTTGTCCATCGGCCGGATCGAACGCAGGTCGATCACTTCGACCGAGACGCCTTCGCCCTCGAGCCGGTTGGCCGCGTCGAGCGCCTGATGCAGGTTGTAGCCGTAGCTGACGACGGTGACCTGGGTGCCCGTTTTCTTGACGTCGGCCTTGCCGATCGGAATCGTGTAGTAGCCCGCCGGCACCTCACCCTTGACGCTGCGATACGTCTTCTTGTGCTCGAGGAAGAGCACCGGGTCGGGGCACTCGATGGCGGCGTTGAGCAAGCCCTTGATGTCGGCCGGGGTCGAGGGCGCGAGAA
This genomic interval carries:
- a CDS encoding GrpB family protein, whose amino-acid sequence is MRDRDLLSPEDRAEPVVVVDYDPAWPATFAVLRDRLATVLGDLAAGIEHIGSTAVPGLAAKPIIDLDVVLRRASDFARAAERLERIGYTHLGDLGIIERAAFRAPPGSPRHHLYVCPAGAPALRAHLALRDTLRAEPALLAAYADLKRSLAAQFRDDRDAYAEGKTAFITAALGERSGQRRARRK
- a CDS encoding aspartyl protease family protein; the protein is MSPVRPRRWAAAAALAALLLAQAAQAAYDDEPGGLVGTAATLAKVRALYERAHQRDYTRAATVIEDWRLFQDGTVGEYRVYQLGKDVRAITTLGPVSYQKGVLHGIHWQQDRNGITFVDAGLHDQRLAASERAFRDPGDDRDVRLVGESPATGAYVVEVDPPAGIHEWLFIDKRTGLLTRSEAVERHARITTTYDDYRLFDGVWDPSRIFTTDTLGNEREQLLVNRGLDTTPDPRDVEMPPSRRVVEFTGKPGGTVRLPVRFVDGLPVIRVIVGRSAYDFLLDSGAAGIFIDPTVADQQKLERFGTHIGSTMGAFQESMTVIPLLTVGDLRMRNLAARVVAIPFQPDSHTRIVGLLGFDFFADVVVHLDLEHNLAEAIAPERFHPPSDAASATLSLDDRTPAIHISAGSALGRVVLDTGANQTVFENGFADRGEFAPDRFSGTTRVRGIGGSAFAVPTRLPGLEIAGLWLRDVTADVSNADLGSDEVDGTLGTDLLRSYELWFDYRANAVYLRRARR
- a CDS encoding dihydrolipoamide acetyltransferase family protein; translation: MPTTITMPQLGETVTEGTVAQWLKKPGDSVEKYEAFVEVSTDKVNAEVPAPVSGVIRELIVKEGETVPTGAPIAIIDEVGAAAQTPAPHGSASPSEQVANLAAEANHQASDEPVPGGNVGLSSTTFTAPSLANGNGSAVVANGFVAASAAPGGLRVSPAVRRLAREHRIDLARVHGSGEGGRITANDILAAAKAGPSAGVAATISADNAVYTAPAPPSAPAAPAPSPAGGGRATYAQARPGDLIPLTQARKIIAQRMVESKHTAPHAWTMVEVDVTNVWKWRTCEKDAFERENGVKLTLLPFFVRAAVEALAQFPLMNASFTEEGIRVHAEVNIGLAIAADGNLIVPVIRNADRLSIKGLAIAAGALIDKARRGKLGADDLAAGTFTVNNTGANGSVLSAPILVPGQTGIVTTEAIVKRPVVRDDDAIVVRSMMNVCLSLDHRVVDGAVASGFLSDLKRRLEAMGPSGSL
- a CDS encoding alpha-ketoacid dehydrogenase subunit beta, producing the protein MATTAAAGPQSTTGTSVMTNVEAVRSTLHDALVRDDRVLIMGEDVGARGNVFLITKGFLDEFGPQRVVDTPLAEASIIGVAIGMAMEGLRPIAEIQFADFIYPAFNQIVGEAAKTRYRSNGDYTCPLVIRTPYGGGVRGALSHSVSIEALFYHVPGLTILAPSTPADIKGLLNAAIECPDPVLFLEHKKTYRSVKGEVPAGYYTIPIGKADVKKTGTQVTVVSYGYNLHQALDAANRLEGEGVSVEVIDLRSIRPMDKTTILESVRKTRKLLIVHEDNKFGGIGAEISAMVAEEALFDLDAPIRRLCGPDVPAMGYALTLEDEFMISTDAMVEAMRSLAAF